The DNA sequence AGTTTTCTTCTTGTTTTGCGATAGTATAGTTATAGATAAATCTCGCAGTTCCTATAGATTGCCATAATTTTTGTTCTTGCTCTTTAGTTGGATAAAGTCTAACTTTTTTCGCTAGAATCATCTTCCA is a window from the Candidatus Fusobacterium pullicola genome containing:
- a CDS encoding helix-turn-helix domain-containing protein gives rise to the protein MILAKKVRLYPTKEQEQKLWQSIGTARFIYNYTIAKQEEN